One segment of Pontibacter akesuensis DNA contains the following:
- a CDS encoding murein L,D-transpeptidase catalytic domain family protein, translated as MLKIILSSITLGLMSFVSSIPEQAAAAVPHVAPVEAVSATKSGASAVAKKEAFEKHVDDLYDRLDLRRKGLSYDVFRKAVVGMENFKRMQLVAPSKSVLSVVDFTKPSTEKRLWIIDLKSKKVLFNTLVAHGRNTGQNEANQFSNTPNSYMSSLGFYLTDAPYYGKHGLSLRMKGMDEGFNTNAMERAIVVHGADYVSEAFVKQNGRLGRSLGCPSVPKEVSDEVIATIKNNSVFYIHGNDSKYTSRFLNDNTAVESFALENNITADIAS; from the coding sequence ATGCTAAAGATCATTCTATCCTCCATCACCCTTGGCTTAATGTCTTTTGTTTCATCCATTCCAGAGCAGGCCGCTGCTGCCGTGCCTCATGTGGCGCCAGTAGAAGCAGTGTCCGCAACAAAAAGCGGAGCCTCGGCAGTGGCAAAAAAGGAAGCTTTCGAGAAACATGTGGACGACCTGTATGACCGCCTGGACCTGAGAAGAAAAGGACTTTCGTATGATGTTTTCAGAAAAGCCGTAGTTGGCATGGAAAACTTCAAGCGTATGCAGTTAGTCGCTCCTTCCAAGTCTGTTTTGTCGGTGGTTGATTTCACAAAGCCAAGCACTGAGAAGCGTCTTTGGATTATTGATTTAAAGTCGAAGAAGGTTTTGTTTAACACCTTGGTAGCCCATGGCCGCAATACAGGGCAGAACGAGGCCAACCAGTTCTCTAACACGCCTAATTCATACATGAGCAGCCTTGGGTTTTACCTTACAGATGCGCCCTATTATGGCAAGCACGGTCTGTCGCTGCGCATGAAAGGGATGGACGAGGGTTTCAACACCAACGCCATGGAACGTGCCATCGTGGTGCATGGCGCTGATTATGTGAGCGAGGCTTTCGTGAAGCAGAATGGCCGCCTTGGACGCAGCCTAGGATGTCCTTCCGTGCCGAAGGAAGTTTCAGATGAAGTAATAGCGACCATCAAAAATAATTCTGTGTTCTACATCCATGGCAACGACAGCAAGTATACTTCCCGTTTTTTGAACGACAACACAGCGGTAGAGTCCTTTGCACTTGAAAATAACATAACAGCTGACATAGCCAGCTGA